The sequence below is a genomic window from Actinokineospora baliensis.
GGGCGATGAACGGCGCGATCGCGTCCTCGATCGACACGCCGTGCGCCGCGAGGTACTTCTCGATCTTGGCGTAGTGCCCCACCTCGGCGGCGGCCATCTCCGAGAGCGCGGCGCGCCCGGACACCGTCGGGGCCGACCTGGCGTCCTCCGACAGCCGGTCGAACGCCGACAGCTCCCCGTAGGCGAGCACGCCGAGCAGGTCGACCACCCCCGCCGACAGGCCGCTCCCGGACACTCCCGACTCCGCGTTCTCCATGGTTGGCAGCGTATCCGGCGGCCGTCGCGGGTAGACTCGCCAGGACGCCTGGCTCGCCACCGCCCGAGGGCGGGTGGCGCCGGACGACCACGAAGACCTCGGGGAACGCCGCGGGCACCCTGCCCGCGGGACCGAGTGAGAGGGTGCGCGCCTACCTCGCAGGCCCTCCCGCGCCCCACCCGGGCCGCGCAGATCAGCGCAGGACCGGGGCGGGACCGGCGCGGTCGAGAAGGGCCCTCCAGGGCAGTGCGCGCTGGTACGAGAGAGGCTGATCACCCTGACGCAGGACGACACCCAGGGCGGCGACACCGCCGCCGCGACCGCCGGGCTCGACCCGGTCACGCTGGAGCACAGCGAGGCCGGGCTGCCCGACAACGACACATCGCACCCGCTCACCGCGGGTGCCCCGGTCAAACCGACCGCACCGACCTTCGCCGAGCTGGGCGTGAAGGCCGAGATCGTGCGCGCGCTCGCCGAGGCGGGCATCGAGCGCACCTTCGCCATCCAGGAGCTGACGCTGCCGCTGGCGCTGGCCGGTGAGGACCTCATCGGTCAGGCGCGCACCGGCACCGGCAAGACGCTGGGCTTCGGCGTGCCGCTGCTGCAGCGGATCGTCACCCCGGGCGACGGCACCCCGCAGGCACTCGTGGTGGTGCCGACCCGCGAGCTGTGCCTGCAGGTCACCGCGGACATCCGCGACGCGGGCAAGCACCTGGGCATCCGGGTGCTGTCCATCTACGGCGGCCGCCCGTACGAGCCGCAGGTGGCCGCGCTGCGCAAGGGCGTGGACATCGTGGTCGGCACCCCCGGCCGCCTGCTCGACCTCGCCGAGCAGAAGCACCTGGTGCTGGGCAAGGTCCGCGGCCTGGTCCTCGACGAGGCCGACGAGATGCTCGACCTGGGCTTCCTGCCCGACATCGAGCGGATCCTGCGGATGGTGCCCGACCAGCGGCAGACCATGCTGTTCTCGGCGACCATGCCCGGCCCGATCATCACCCTGGCCCGCACCTTCCTCACCCGCCCGACGCACATCCGGGCCGAGGAGAACGACGCCAGCGCGGTGCACGAGCGCACCGAGCAGTTCGTCTACCGGGCGCACTCGCTGGACAAGGTCGAGGTGGTGGCCCGCTCGCTGCAGGCCGAGGGCCGCGGCCTGACGATGATCTTCACCAGGACCAAGCGGACCGCGCAGAAGGTGGCCGACGAGCTCACCGAGCGCGGGTTCGCCGCAGGCGCGGTGCACGGCGACCTCGGCCAGGGCGCGCGCGAGCAGGCGCTGCGGGCGTTCCGCTCCGGCAAGGTCGACGTGCTGGTCTGCACCGACGTCGCCGCGCGCGGCATCGACGTGACCGACGTCACGCACGTGATCAACTACCAGTGCCCCGAGGACGAGAAGACCTACGTGCACCGCATCGGCCGCACCGGCCGCGCTGGCAAGACCGGCGTCGCGATCACCCTGGTCGACTGGGACGAGGAGACCCGCTGGAAGGAGATCAGCGACGCGCTCGGCCTGGACAAGCCCGCCCCGGTGGAGACCTACTCCACCTCCGAGCACCTGTTCAGCGACCTGGGCATCCCCGAGGGCTCCACCGGCAGGCTGCCGATGTCGCAGCGGACCAGGGCCGGGCTCGACGCCGAGCCGGAGGAGGACTTCGGCGGCAAGCGGCGCGGCGGTGGCGCCGCTGGCGCGAGCCGGACCAGGCGGGTCCGCGCGTCCGGGGCGAGCCGGGCCAAGGCCGAGGCGGCCGCCCGACCCGCGGGCGACGAGGCGGGCGAGGGCGACAGCAGGCCGCGCAGGCGGCGGCGCAGGCGCGGCGGTGCCGAGGTCGGCGAAGCCGGAACCCCGGTCGAGGTCAACGCCGAGCAGAAGCAGCAGCCCGAGCAGGCCGAGGCCAAGGCGGACAAGCCCGCCAGGGTCCGGCGCA
It includes:
- a CDS encoding DEAD/DEAH box helicase, whose product is MTQDDTQGGDTAAATAGLDPVTLEHSEAGLPDNDTSHPLTAGAPVKPTAPTFAELGVKAEIVRALAEAGIERTFAIQELTLPLALAGEDLIGQARTGTGKTLGFGVPLLQRIVTPGDGTPQALVVVPTRELCLQVTADIRDAGKHLGIRVLSIYGGRPYEPQVAALRKGVDIVVGTPGRLLDLAEQKHLVLGKVRGLVLDEADEMLDLGFLPDIERILRMVPDQRQTMLFSATMPGPIITLARTFLTRPTHIRAEENDASAVHERTEQFVYRAHSLDKVEVVARSLQAEGRGLTMIFTRTKRTAQKVADELTERGFAAGAVHGDLGQGAREQALRAFRSGKVDVLVCTDVAARGIDVTDVTHVINYQCPEDEKTYVHRIGRTGRAGKTGVAITLVDWDEETRWKEISDALGLDKPAPVETYSTSEHLFSDLGIPEGSTGRLPMSQRTRAGLDAEPEEDFGGKRRGGGAAGASRTRRVRASGASRAKAEAAARPAGDEAGEGDSRPRRRRRRRGGAEVGEAGTPVEVNAEQKQQPEQAEAKADKPARVRRRRRRGGGDSAGEAGANAGDTPGGAD